From Solidesulfovibrio carbinoliphilus subsp. oakridgensis, the proteins below share one genomic window:
- a CDS encoding ABC transporter permease codes for MPVPLAYSWRNLRTRRLTTVLTAGGMALVVFVFTATLMLAEGLRQTLVATGSPGNAIVLRKGSETEVQSGIERSAAAAMTTRPEIAVGGDGRVLAAREAVVLMGLTKKSTGKTSNVVVRGMDAASLALRPQVRVVSGRLPRFGTPEIMVGNVVAKGFEGAGLGQSLRFGKRDWPIVGIFDAGSTGFSSEIWGDADQLMPAFGRNAYSIVLAGLREPGLFEAYKAAIEADPRLQAEAWRETRYYEKQSDMMRKFLTVLGVALTAIFSLGAMIGAMITMYSAVATRVPEIGTLRAIGFTRGSILLAFLLESMFLGLLGGLAGVGLAAGLSFVSFSTTNFQTFSELSFKFSLTAWIVGLSLGFSLVMGVIGGFLPAVRAARMNIVAALREA; via the coding sequence ATGCCCGTGCCGCTCGCCTATTCCTGGCGCAACCTGCGCACCCGGCGGCTGACCACGGTGCTTACCGCCGGCGGCATGGCGCTTGTGGTCTTCGTCTTCACGGCGACCTTGATGCTGGCCGAGGGCCTTCGCCAGACGCTGGTGGCCACGGGGTCGCCCGGCAACGCCATCGTTCTTCGCAAGGGTTCCGAGACCGAGGTGCAAAGCGGCATCGAGCGGTCGGCGGCCGCGGCCATGACCACCCGGCCCGAGATCGCGGTCGGCGGCGACGGCCGGGTCCTGGCCGCCCGGGAGGCGGTGGTCCTCATGGGGCTGACGAAAAAATCCACGGGCAAGACGTCGAACGTGGTGGTCCGGGGCATGGACGCGGCGTCGCTGGCCCTGCGGCCCCAGGTGCGGGTGGTCTCGGGCCGGCTGCCCCGGTTCGGCACGCCGGAAATCATGGTCGGAAACGTGGTGGCCAAGGGCTTCGAGGGAGCCGGGCTCGGCCAGAGCCTGCGGTTCGGGAAACGGGACTGGCCCATCGTCGGCATCTTCGATGCCGGGTCCACGGGCTTTTCCTCGGAAATCTGGGGCGACGCGGACCAGCTCATGCCGGCCTTCGGGAGAAACGCCTATTCCATCGTCCTGGCCGGCCTTCGCGAACCCGGGCTTTTCGAGGCCTACAAGGCGGCCATCGAGGCCGACCCGAGGCTCCAGGCCGAGGCCTGGCGGGAGACGCGGTATTACGAAAAGCAGTCGGACATGATGCGCAAGTTCCTGACCGTCCTCGGCGTGGCCCTGACGGCCATCTTTTCCCTCGGGGCCATGATCGGGGCCATGATCACCATGTATTCGGCCGTGGCCACCCGGGTGCCGGAGATCGGGACGCTGCGGGCCATCGGGTTCACCAGGGGCAGCATCCTTCTCGCCTTTCTCCTCGAATCCATGTTCCTCGGCCTTCTCGGCGGCCTGGCCGGAGTGGGCCTAGCGGCCGGGCTGTCCTTCGTCAGCTTCTCGACCACCAACTTCCAGACTTTCTCGGAGTTGTCCTTCAAGTTTTCGCTGACCGCCTGGATCGTCGGCCTGTCCCTCGGGTTTTCCCTGGTCATGGGCGTCATTGGCGGCTTTTTGCCGGCCGTGCGGGCGGCCCGCATGAACATCGTGGCCGCGCTCCGCGAAGCCTGA
- a CDS encoding ABC transporter permease produces MLLLRLVLRNAFRHRLRSVLTILGVTIALLAFGLLRTVLDAWHAGVSASSANRLVTRNAIALTQPLPYAYKGRIRQVSGVNIVAAGNWFGGIYLDEKNFFANLAVEADDFFKLYPELIVSPAEEKAFVSDRKAAVIGRKLAARFHWRVGDTITLRGTIFPGDWPLTIRAIYRGARPDTDETVLYFHWAYLDETMKKRAPSRAGQTGFFMIGIEDATRAAEISQNIDALFVNSQAETLTETERAFQLGFVSMSEAILVAITAVSYVVILIILAVAANTMAMSARERTGEFAVLKTLGFRSPTIGLMLLGESMILSLSGAVLAMALLPPLAHAFATNLAQYFPIFFVSRHTVVLGFVFGTLVGLCAAAVPALRVGSVRIAEAFRRIG; encoded by the coding sequence GTGTTGCTCCTTAGGCTGGTCCTGCGAAACGCCTTCCGCCACAGGCTGCGGTCGGTCCTGACCATCCTTGGCGTCACCATCGCGCTTTTGGCCTTCGGGCTCCTGCGCACCGTGCTCGACGCCTGGCACGCCGGGGTGTCGGCCTCCTCGGCCAACCGGCTCGTCACCCGAAACGCCATTGCCCTCACCCAGCCCCTGCCCTACGCCTACAAGGGCCGCATCCGGCAGGTGTCCGGGGTCAACATCGTGGCCGCCGGCAACTGGTTCGGCGGCATCTATCTGGACGAAAAGAACTTTTTCGCCAATCTGGCGGTGGAGGCCGACGACTTCTTCAAACTCTATCCGGAACTGATCGTCAGCCCGGCCGAGGAAAAGGCGTTCGTCAGCGACCGCAAGGCCGCGGTCATCGGCCGCAAGCTGGCCGCCCGGTTCCACTGGCGCGTGGGCGACACCATCACCCTTCGCGGCACGATCTTTCCCGGGGACTGGCCGCTGACCATCCGGGCCATCTACCGGGGGGCCCGGCCGGACACCGACGAGACGGTTCTCTACTTCCACTGGGCCTACCTGGATGAGACCATGAAAAAACGCGCCCCCAGCCGGGCCGGCCAGACCGGATTTTTCATGATCGGCATCGAGGACGCGACCCGGGCCGCGGAAATATCCCAAAACATCGACGCGCTCTTCGTCAATTCCCAGGCCGAGACCCTGACCGAGACCGAGCGGGCCTTCCAGCTCGGCTTCGTGTCCATGAGCGAGGCCATCCTGGTGGCCATAACGGCCGTGTCCTACGTGGTCATCCTCATCATCCTGGCCGTGGCCGCCAACACCATGGCCATGTCGGCCCGGGAGCGCACGGGCGAGTTCGCGGTCCTGAAAACCCTGGGCTTTCGCAGCCCGACCATCGGACTCATGCTCCTTGGCGAGTCCATGATCCTGTCGCTTTCCGGCGCCGTCCTGGCCATGGCCCTGCTGCCGCCCCTGGCCCACGCCTTTGCCACCAATCTGGCCCAGTATTTCCCCATTTTTTTCGTCTCCCGCCACACCGTCGTCCTCGGCTTCGTCTTCGGCACCCTGGTCGGCCTGTGCGCGGCCGCGGTGCCGGCCTTGCGGGTCGGGTCGGTCCGCATCGCCGAGGCCTTCCGGAGGATCGGCTGA
- a CDS encoding ABC transporter ATP-binding protein: MPRPLIEISHLSKSYQRGDQIIPVLSDITFDIAAGEFLALIGPSGSGKSTLLNCIAGIDSVDGGSIVIGGTDIATLTEGELAAWRSRHVGFIFQFYNLIPVLSALENVELPLLLTSLSSRERQEHALAALAAVGLADRTDHKPSQLSGGQQQRVAIARAIVTDPDIIVADEPTGDLDRQSAGEILALLGRLNGELKKTIVMVTHDHRAAEAAHLVRELDKGELRVAP; the protein is encoded by the coding sequence ATGCCGCGCCCGCTCATCGAAATTTCCCACCTGTCGAAGTCCTACCAGCGGGGCGACCAGATCATCCCGGTGCTCTCGGACATCACCTTCGACATCGCCGCCGGCGAGTTCCTGGCTTTGATCGGCCCGTCCGGGTCCGGCAAATCGACGCTTTTAAACTGCATCGCGGGCATCGATTCGGTGGACGGCGGCAGCATCGTCATCGGCGGCACGGACATCGCCACCCTGACCGAAGGCGAGCTGGCCGCCTGGAGAAGCCGCCACGTGGGCTTTATTTTCCAGTTCTACAACCTGATCCCGGTCCTCTCGGCCCTGGAAAACGTGGAGCTGCCGCTGCTTCTGACCTCCCTTTCCTCCCGGGAGCGCCAGGAGCACGCCCTGGCGGCCCTTGCCGCCGTGGGCCTGGCCGACCGCACCGACCACAAACCCTCCCAGCTCTCCGGCGGCCAGCAGCAGCGGGTGGCCATTGCCCGGGCCATCGTCACGGACCCGGATATCATCGTGGCCGACGAGCCGACAGGCGACCTCGACCGGCAGTCGGCCGGGGAGATCCTGGCGCTCCTTGGCCGGCTCAATGGCGAGCTCAAAAAAACCATCGTCATGGTCACCCACGACCACCGGGCCGCCGAAGCCGCCCATCTGGTGCGCGAGCTCGACAAGGGCGAACTCCGTGTTGCTCCTTAG
- a CDS encoding efflux RND transporter periplasmic adaptor subunit has translation MSDTLDALRIAGDDKAAPGAAGPRRRRRKRWPYVLALLAAAGVLAYALSPRSFVVEAATVSLAYPSRTVTQLTASGYIVAQRKASLATKATAQLVWLGVEEGSRVKKGDILARLESADVEAAQQQARHDLEAARYQIASAEAELVDARLHYARMKKLVAGDYVARSEHDAAKARQDKAEAALAEARANLSARASALRQAEAQRSYTDLEAPFDAVVLTKNADVGDIISPLGASSTSKAAVVTIADMASLAAEVDVSEASLHLVAAGEPCEILLDAIPSERFPGTVHMIVPTADRTKATVLVKVRFDSLDPRVLPEMSAKVAFLSRPLGDDERTPRVAVPGAAVVDRDGRTAVFVIKDGKAVLTPVTLGETLGDMRAVTSGVETGWRVVLSPPEKLRSGDAVTLAEG, from the coding sequence ATGAGCGATACATTGGATGCCCTGCGCATCGCCGGGGACGACAAGGCCGCGCCCGGCGCGGCCGGGCCGCGCCGCCGGCGGCGCAAACGCTGGCCCTACGTCCTGGCCCTCCTGGCCGCGGCCGGGGTCCTGGCCTACGCCCTGTCGCCGCGCTCCTTCGTGGTCGAGGCGGCAACCGTGTCCCTGGCCTATCCGTCCCGCACCGTCACCCAGCTCACGGCCAGCGGCTACATCGTGGCCCAGCGCAAGGCGTCCTTGGCCACCAAGGCCACGGCCCAGCTGGTCTGGCTCGGGGTCGAGGAAGGCAGCCGGGTGAAAAAGGGGGACATCCTGGCCCGGCTCGAAAGCGCGGACGTGGAAGCGGCCCAACAGCAGGCCCGCCACGACCTGGAGGCGGCCCGGTATCAGATCGCCTCGGCCGAGGCGGAGCTGGTGGACGCGCGCCTCCATTACGCCCGCATGAAAAAACTCGTGGCCGGCGACTACGTGGCCCGGTCCGAGCACGACGCGGCCAAAGCCCGCCAGGACAAGGCCGAGGCCGCCCTGGCCGAGGCCCGGGCCAACCTGTCCGCCCGGGCCTCGGCCCTCAGGCAGGCCGAGGCCCAGCGCAGCTACACCGACCTCGAAGCCCCCTTCGACGCGGTCGTCCTGACCAAAAACGCCGACGTCGGCGACATCATCTCCCCCCTTGGCGCCTCGTCCACCTCCAAGGCGGCCGTGGTCACCATCGCGGACATGGCGTCGCTCGCGGCCGAGGTCGACGTGTCCGAAGCGAGCCTCCATCTGGTTGCGGCCGGGGAACCCTGCGAAATCCTCCTCGACGCCATCCCGAGCGAGCGGTTTCCGGGCACGGTCCACATGATCGTGCCGACCGCCGACCGGACCAAGGCCACGGTCCTGGTCAAGGTCCGGTTCGACAGCCTCGATCCGCGCGTGCTCCCGGAAATGAGCGCCAAGGTGGCCTTTCTCTCGCGCCCGCTGGGGGACGACGAGCGGACCCCGCGCGTGGCCGTGCCCGGAGCGGCCGTGGTCGACCGGGACGGCCGGACCGCCGTCTTCGTCATCAAGGACGGCAAGGCCGTGCTCACTCCCGTGACCCTCGGCGAAACCCTGGGCGACATGCGGGCCGTCACGTCCGGGGTCGAGACCGGCTGGCGGGTGGTGCTGTCGCCGCCGGAAAAACTGCGGTCCGGGGACGCCGTCACCCTGGCCGAGGGCTAG
- the mutY gene encoding A/G-specific adenine glycosylase: MRDVADFAPLLLHWFSSHARALPWRRDYDPYAVWVSEIMAQQTQMDRVVDYFNRFMARFPDIGALAAAPEDAVLKAWEGLGYYSRARNLLAAARIVQAEHGGRFPADFDAIRALPGIGDYTAGAVASIAFGADTVAVDANVLRVLARVCDIDAPVKEPAGKARVLAVARSLLPPGRARDYNQALMELGALVCRPKNPDCQACPVADVCQARHLGIVADRPVLTKTRDITPLLVATGVLFQAGRIFIQKRLPAGAWGNLWEFPGGRIEDGEMPDAAIVREFAEETAFATEVAAKLAVIRHGYTTFRVTLHCFLLRLPGHAEAAPLPAPVLTAAQESRWVLPGELSGFAFPAGHRKLIDQLANSLWIL; the protein is encoded by the coding sequence ATGCGCGACGTTGCCGATTTCGCTCCGCTCCTCCTCCACTGGTTTTCCTCCCATGCCCGGGCCCTGCCCTGGCGGCGGGACTACGATCCCTACGCGGTCTGGGTGTCGGAGATCATGGCCCAGCAAACCCAGATGGACCGGGTGGTGGACTATTTCAACCGGTTCATGGCCCGCTTCCCGGACATCGGCGCCCTGGCCGCCGCTCCCGAGGACGCGGTGCTCAAGGCCTGGGAGGGCCTTGGCTACTACAGCCGGGCCAGAAACCTGCTCGCCGCGGCCAGGATCGTCCAGGCCGAGCACGGCGGCCGGTTTCCAGCCGATTTCGACGCCATCCGGGCTCTGCCCGGCATCGGCGACTACACGGCCGGGGCCGTGGCCAGCATCGCCTTCGGCGCCGACACCGTGGCCGTGGACGCCAACGTGCTGCGGGTCCTGGCCCGGGTCTGCGACATCGACGCCCCGGTCAAGGAACCGGCCGGCAAGGCCCGGGTGCTGGCTGTGGCCCGTTCGCTTCTGCCCCCCGGCCGGGCCAGGGACTACAACCAGGCCCTGATGGAACTGGGGGCCCTCGTCTGCCGGCCGAAAAACCCGGACTGCCAAGCCTGCCCCGTGGCCGACGTCTGCCAGGCCCGCCACCTCGGCATCGTGGCCGACCGGCCGGTCCTCACGAAAACCAGGGACATCACCCCGCTTCTGGTGGCCACGGGCGTGCTTTTCCAGGCCGGCCGGATCTTCATCCAAAAGCGCCTGCCGGCCGGGGCCTGGGGCAACCTGTGGGAGTTTCCCGGCGGCCGCATCGAGGACGGCGAGATGCCGGACGCGGCCATTGTGCGCGAATTCGCCGAGGAGACGGCCTTTGCCACGGAAGTGGCGGCCAAGCTGGCCGTCATCCGCCACGGCTACACCACCTTCCGGGTGACGCTCCACTGCTTCCTGCTGCGCCTGCCCGGCCATGCCGAGGCCGCACCGCTGCCGGCGCCGGTCCTGACCGCCGCCCAGGAGAGCCGTTGGGTCCTGCCCGGAGAACTTTCCGGGTTCGCCTTTCCGGCCGGCCACCGCAAACTCATCGACCAGTTGGCAAACAGCCTCTGGATCCTGTAG
- a CDS encoding RrF2 family transcriptional regulator, which translates to MQLTTRSRYGLRMLIDIALHGSERPVRIQDIAKRRNISVKYLEQLIRALKKAGFIHSKRGPKGGHILAMAPEDIRVGDVVRALEVRPELTECVGNPDACLIASDCVTRQIWARATASLFKELDAIHVSDLLVQARKSEILGLPCC; encoded by the coding sequence ATGCAACTTACCACGCGCAGCCGCTACGGGCTGCGCATGCTCATCGATATCGCCCTCCATGGCAGCGAACGTCCGGTCCGTATTCAGGACATCGCCAAACGGCGCAATATTTCCGTCAAATATCTGGAGCAGTTGATCCGGGCTCTGAAAAAGGCCGGCTTCATCCACAGCAAGCGCGGCCCCAAGGGCGGGCACATCCTGGCCATGGCCCCCGAGGACATCCGGGTCGGGGACGTGGTCCGGGCCCTGGAAGTCCGCCCCGAACTGACCGAATGCGTGGGCAATCCCGACGCCTGCCTGATCGCCAGCGACTGCGTCACGCGCCAGATCTGGGCCCGGGCCACGGCCAGCCTGTTTAAGGAACTCGACGCCATCCACGTGTCCGATCTGCTCGTCCAGGCCCGCAAGTCCGAGATCCTGGGCCTGCCCTGCTGCTGA
- a CDS encoding menaquinone biosynthetic enzyme MqnA/MqnD family protein, protein MAHDPLRLGRIAYLNVWPLYEGLVPAFPEGPDIAYVPGHPSDLNAALAAGTIDAAPASAFAYLSRPQDFKLLPDLCIRAADGPIQSVLLVTPVPLPDLPAHLARTGDPVLLSGASASSNALVRVLWRFAWKFPDARFETVPPGTGQATGKPFVEIGDLALGRYLDPPAGWHVTDLGQAWLDFAGTPFVFALWIVREGLAGRRLAALGRVRETLAAINRTLPETLPALVRAPSRPDWISPEDLLAYLRVVNYDLDAAAKASLVLFAAHCRELGLLDAVPGLRFAL, encoded by the coding sequence ATGGCTCACGATCCCCTGCGTCTTGGCCGCATCGCCTACCTGAATGTCTGGCCGCTCTACGAGGGACTGGTCCCGGCCTTTCCCGAAGGCCCGGACATCGCCTACGTGCCCGGCCACCCCTCGGACTTGAACGCCGCCCTGGCCGCCGGAACCATCGACGCGGCCCCGGCTTCGGCCTTCGCCTACCTGAGCCGACCCCAGGATTTCAAGCTCCTGCCGGACCTGTGCATCCGGGCCGCCGACGGCCCCATCCAGAGCGTGCTGCTCGTGACGCCCGTGCCCTTGCCGGATCTCCCCGCCCACCTGGCCCGCACCGGCGACCCGGTCCTGCTCTCCGGGGCTTCGGCCAGCTCCAACGCCCTGGTCCGGGTCCTGTGGCGGTTCGCCTGGAAGTTCCCGGACGCCCGGTTCGAGACCGTGCCGCCGGGGACAGGCCAGGCCACGGGCAAGCCCTTTGTGGAGATCGGCGACCTGGCCCTTGGCCGCTACCTCGATCCGCCGGCCGGCTGGCACGTGACGGACCTCGGCCAGGCCTGGCTCGATTTCGCGGGCACACCCTTTGTCTTCGCCCTGTGGATCGTGCGGGAAGGATTGGCCGGCCGGCGGTTGGCCGCCCTTGGCCGGGTGCGGGAGACCCTTGCGGCCATCAACCGGACCCTGCCGGAAACCCTGCCGGCGCTCGTGCGTGCGCCGTCACGGCCGGACTGGATCTCGCCGGAGGATCTGCTGGCCTATCTGCGGGTGGTCAATTACGACTTGGACGCGGCGGCCAAGGCCAGCCTCGTGCTCTTTGCCGCGCACTGCCGGGAGCTCGGGCTGCTCGACGCCGTGCCGGGCCTGCGCTTCGCGCTGTAG
- a CDS encoding adenylate kinase gives MNILTFGPNGSGKGTQGSLVKKKYNLAHIESGAIFREHIGGGTELGMKAKAFIDKGELVPDDITIPMILETLKAKGGNGWLLDGFPRNMVQAEKLWEALQKEGMKLDYVIEILLPREIAKNRIMGRRLCVNDPNHPNNIFIDAIKPNGDKCRVCGGDLKTRSDDQDEGAIGKRHDIYYDTTTGTLAAAYFYKDLAAKGQTKYIELNGEGSIDSIKDTLLAQLA, from the coding sequence GTGAATATTCTCACGTTCGGTCCCAACGGCAGCGGCAAGGGCACCCAGGGTTCCCTGGTGAAAAAGAAGTACAATCTGGCCCACATCGAGTCCGGGGCGATCTTCCGCGAACATATCGGCGGCGGCACCGAGCTCGGCATGAAGGCCAAGGCCTTCATCGACAAGGGCGAACTCGTGCCCGACGACATCACCATCCCCATGATCCTCGAGACCCTCAAGGCCAAAGGCGGCAACGGCTGGCTCCTCGACGGCTTTCCCCGCAACATGGTCCAGGCCGAGAAGCTGTGGGAAGCCCTGCAGAAGGAAGGCATGAAGCTCGATTACGTCATCGAGATCCTGCTGCCCCGCGAGATCGCCAAAAACCGCATCATGGGCAGACGCCTGTGCGTCAACGACCCCAACCACCCCAACAACATCTTCATCGACGCCATCAAACCCAACGGCGACAAGTGCCGGGTCTGCGGCGGCGACCTCAAGACCCGTTCCGACGACCAGGACGAGGGCGCCATCGGCAAGCGCCACGACATCTACTACGACACCACGACCGGCACCCTGGCCGCCGCCTATTTCTACAAGGATCTGGCCGCCAAGGGACAGACCAAGTACATCGAGCTCAACGGCGAGGGTTCCATCGACTCCATCAAGGATACCCTGCTGGCCCAGCTCGCCTAG
- the hemA gene encoding glutamyl-tRNA reductase, translating to MEHQIYLFGLNHKTAGVEIREAFALGDRPKLGELLVHGEARLREVLVLSTCNRVEVLVADVPGRDVRPAVLAAWAETCDQDPAALAPHLYEHRGLDAVDHLFCVASGLDSLVLGEPQILGQLKAAYRHAVACGTAGVITNRLCHKAFSVAKKVRTATGIGASAVSVSYAAVELAKRIFGEMAGKKAMLVGAGEMAELAALHLLNAGVAEILVANRTYARAEELASRFKGRPVAFEEFVSRLHEVDIVISSTGAPHVVIKARDVRGVLKARKHKPMFFIDIAVPRDIDPDVNSLDNVYLYDIDDLQEVVEENLAQRREEAARARDIIGLQVERFGEWLKSLDVKPTIVDLLSTGEDIARRELRKTLRRLGPDVPDETRQALETLSLSISHKLLHEPIAFLKRRAREEKGDRFIDLTRRMYNLDRERVPQHAHADRKPAEDDSESPDFDTPDASE from the coding sequence ATGGAGCATCAAATCTACCTGTTTGGCCTCAACCATAAGACCGCCGGCGTTGAAATCCGGGAGGCCTTCGCCCTCGGCGACCGCCCCAAACTCGGCGAACTGCTGGTGCATGGCGAGGCCCGCCTGCGCGAGGTCCTCGTGCTTTCCACCTGCAACCGGGTGGAAGTGCTCGTGGCCGACGTGCCCGGGCGCGACGTGCGCCCGGCGGTGCTGGCGGCCTGGGCCGAAACCTGCGACCAGGACCCGGCCGCCCTGGCCCCCCACCTCTACGAGCACCGGGGTCTGGACGCCGTGGACCACCTTTTCTGCGTGGCCTCGGGACTCGACTCCCTGGTCCTTGGCGAACCGCAGATCCTTGGCCAGCTCAAAGCCGCCTACCGCCACGCCGTGGCCTGCGGCACGGCCGGGGTCATCACCAACCGCCTGTGCCACAAGGCCTTTTCCGTGGCCAAAAAGGTGCGGACCGCCACCGGCATCGGGGCCAGCGCCGTGTCGGTCAGCTACGCGGCCGTGGAGCTGGCCAAGCGGATCTTCGGCGAGATGGCCGGCAAGAAGGCCATGCTGGTCGGGGCCGGCGAGATGGCGGAGCTGGCGGCGCTCCACCTGCTCAATGCCGGCGTGGCCGAGATCCTGGTCGCCAACCGGACCTATGCCCGGGCCGAGGAACTGGCCTCGCGGTTCAAGGGCCGGCCGGTGGCTTTCGAGGAATTCGTCTCCCGGCTGCACGAGGTCGACATCGTCATCAGCTCCACGGGCGCGCCCCATGTGGTCATAAAGGCCCGGGACGTGCGCGGCGTGCTCAAGGCCCGCAAGCACAAGCCCATGTTTTTCATCGACATCGCCGTGCCGCGCGACATCGACCCGGATGTCAACAGCCTGGACAACGTCTACCTCTACGACATCGACGACCTCCAGGAGGTGGTGGAGGAGAACCTGGCCCAGCGCCGGGAAGAGGCGGCCCGGGCCCGGGACATCATCGGCCTGCAAGTCGAGCGGTTCGGCGAATGGCTCAAGTCCCTGGACGTCAAGCCGACCATCGTGGATCTCCTCTCCACCGGCGAGGACATCGCCCGCCGGGAACTGCGAAAGACCCTGCGCCGCCTGGGCCCGGACGTTCCGGACGAAACGCGGCAGGCGCTCGAGACCCTGTCCCTGTCCATCAGCCACAAGCTCCTCCACGAGCCCATCGCCTTTCTCAAGCGCCGGGCCCGGGAGGAAAAAGGCGACCGGTTCATCGACCTCACCCGCCGCATGTACAACCTGGACCGCGAACGCGTGCCGCAACATGCCCATGCGGATCGGAAACCGGCCGAAGACGATTCCGAATCCCCGGACTTCGACACCCCGGATGCAAGCGAGTAA
- a CDS encoding cytochrome C assembly family protein, with protein MSAFNILFVLVLAAYFAGATLHLLGVVAGRPGLRRLGNGLTVAGFAFHSADLAVLFASEGGAALLSGEFYFSLLAWSFLLIYFFLWWRLRLEMLGLLAAPLAVFLFLSSQAVTATRMPLPKALGGLFFGLHIGALFLAISLLAMACGAGAAYLYLERKIKTKEKLSGFSKALPALSTCDTVNRWAVAAGFPLYTVGLLSGFIWAKLTWNRIFSYDPKEITAIGVWLLFAFLFHQRLFLGWQGRKTARLAIWIFGLTLVSLLVINFFMPTHHSFARYIDGASNLPVWPQP; from the coding sequence ATGTCGGCGTTTAACATCCTTTTCGTCCTGGTCCTGGCCGCCTATTTCGCCGGGGCCACGTTGCACCTGCTTGGCGTGGTGGCCGGCCGGCCGGGACTGCGTCGGCTCGGCAACGGCCTGACCGTGGCCGGATTCGCCTTCCACTCCGCCGACCTGGCCGTGCTGTTCGCCAGCGAGGGCGGGGCGGCCCTTTTGTCCGGGGAGTTCTACTTCAGCCTTTTGGCCTGGAGTTTCCTGCTGATCTACTTTTTCCTGTGGTGGCGGCTGCGCCTCGAAATGCTCGGCCTTCTGGCCGCGCCCCTGGCGGTCTTCCTGTTTCTGTCGTCCCAGGCCGTGACGGCCACGCGGATGCCGCTGCCAAAGGCCCTTGGCGGACTCTTTTTCGGGCTGCACATCGGGGCCCTCTTCCTGGCCATAAGCCTGCTGGCCATGGCCTGCGGCGCGGGCGCGGCCTACCTGTACCTCGAGCGCAAGATCAAGACCAAGGAGAAGCTTTCCGGCTTTTCCAAGGCCCTGCCCGCCCTTTCCACCTGCGACACGGTCAACCGCTGGGCCGTGGCCGCCGGGTTTCCGCTCTACACCGTGGGATTGCTCTCGGGCTTCATCTGGGCCAAGCTCACCTGGAACCGCATCTTTTCCTACGATCCCAAGGAGATCACGGCCATCGGCGTCTGGCTGCTGTTCGCCTTCCTGTTCCACCAGCGCCTGTTTCTCGGCTGGCAGGGCCGCAAGACGGCACGGCTTGCCATCTGGATCTTCGGCCTGACCCTCGTGTCGCTTCTTGTCATCAACTTTTTCATGCCAACACACCATAGTTTCGCGCGATATATCGATGGAGCATCAAATCTACCTGTTTGGCCTCAACCATAA
- a CDS encoding precorrin-2 dehydrogenase/sirohydrochlorin ferrochelatase family protein, with the protein MRYYPIYVNLQGKRCLVVGAGQVGRRKIATLAACGAAEVLVLDLAEPDAACAETLAHPAVAFACRAYAPADLDGRFLVIASTDNEALNWEISRECAARGILCNIVDQPEKCSFIVPALYTQGDLTVAISTGGGSPALARKIRQGLGDFLGTEYGALLLLMSRLRPMVLGLGLGSPANSELFRELVHSPLIEALERGDAAAAEAILRGILPASLHGEAAGLVSGALGHVGV; encoded by the coding sequence ATGCGGTATTATCCTATTTACGTCAATCTGCAGGGCAAACGCTGCCTGGTGGTTGGCGCCGGCCAGGTCGGCCGGCGCAAGATCGCGACCCTTGCCGCCTGCGGCGCGGCCGAGGTCCTGGTCCTCGATCTGGCCGAGCCGGACGCGGCCTGCGCCGAGACCCTCGCCCATCCGGCCGTGGCCTTCGCCTGCCGGGCCTACGCCCCCGCCGACCTCGACGGCCGGTTCCTGGTCATCGCCTCCACGGACAACGAGGCCTTGAACTGGGAGATCAGCCGGGAATGCGCGGCCAGGGGCATCCTCTGCAACATCGTGGACCAGCCCGAGAAGTGCAGCTTCATCGTGCCGGCCCTCTACACCCAGGGCGACCTGACCGTGGCCATTTCCACGGGCGGCGGCTCGCCGGCCCTGGCCCGCAAGATCCGCCAAGGGCTCGGGGACTTTCTCGGCACCGAGTACGGCGCCCTGCTGCTTCTCATGAGCCGGCTGCGGCCCATGGTCCTTGGGCTCGGGCTCGGCAGCCCGGCCAATTCGGAACTTTTCCGCGAACTTGTCCATTCCCCGCTGATCGAGGCCCTGGAACGCGGCGACGCGGCCGCCGCCGAGGCCATCCTTCGCGGCATCCTGCCCGCATCCCTCCACGGCGAGGCGGCCGGGCTGGTTTCGGGAGCCCTCGGACATGTCGGCGTTTAA